Proteins from one Ipomoea triloba cultivar NCNSP0323 chromosome 1, ASM357664v1 genomic window:
- the LOC116017764 gene encoding phospholipase A1-IIdelta-like produces MEPEPTWEELLGSNNWEGLLEPLNLTLRRLILRCGDFCQATYDAFNNDAHSKFAGTSRYGKNSFFQKVMLQSADDYTVAAFLYATAQVGVPEALFLHSLSRESWDRESNWIGYIAVTSDAVSETLGRREIYVAFRGTTRDYEWINVLGAKPEAAEPLLRPKSLRKGSRISNSNNSGSSSDSDDDDEEVPKVMKGWLKIYVSNDPNSEFTKLSAREQLQTKIEDLRSEYKDENLSITLTGHSLGASLSILAAFDLCENGVTDIPVTAIVFGSPQVGNKVFNQAMNQFTNLKILHVRNKIDLIPHYPSSILGYAKSGTELVIDTRKSPSLKDSKNPSDWHNLQAMLHVVAGWNGEDGEFEMKVKRSLSLVNKSSGFLKDECLVPESWWVEKNKGMVVDDNGDWVLASPGDEDLPVPEY; encoded by the exons ATGGAACCGGAACCAACATGGGAGGAGCTGCTGGGGAGCAACAACTGGGAAGGTCTACTGGAGCCTCTGAACCTCACTCTCCGGCGACTCATTCTCCGGTGCGGCGACTTCTGCCAAGCCACCTACGACGCCTTCAACAACGACGCCCACTCCAAGTTCGCCGGAACCAGCCGCTACGGCAAAAACTCCTTCTTCCAAAAAGTCATGCTCCAATCCGCCGATGACTACACAGTCGCCGCCTTCCTCTACGCCACAGCCCAAGTCGGCGTCCCGGAGGCTCTGTTCCTCCACTCCCTCTCCCGCGAATCCTGGGACCGCGAGTCCAATTGGATCGGCTATATCGCCGTCACCTCCGACGCCGTAAGCGAAACGCTCGGCCGCCGCGAAATCTACGTGGCGTTTCGCGGCACCACCAGGGACTACGAGTGGATCAACGTGTTGGGCGCCAAGCCGGAGGCCGCAGAGCCCCTGCTCCGCCCCAAATCTTTGAGAAAAGGTTCTCGTATCAGCAACAGTAACAATTCCGGCAGCAGTAGTGacagtgatgatgatgatgaagaagttCCCAAAGTCATGAAAG GTTGGCTCAAAATCTATGTTTCAAACGATCCAAACTCAGAATTCACTAAGCTAAGTGCCAGGGAACAACTCCAAACTAAGATCGAAGATCTTAGGAGCGAATACAAAGATGAAAACCTGAGCATAACACTCACAGGGCACAGTCTAGGCGCCAGCTTATCAATTCTAGCCGCCTTCGATTTATGCGAGAACGGCGTGACTGATATTCCGGTGACGGCCATCGTCTTCGGCAGCCCCCAAGTCGGCAACAAAGTGTTCAACCAAGCCATGAACCAATTCACCAACCTCAAGATCCTGCACGTGCGCAACAAGATTGATCTGATACCGCATTACCCGAGCAGCATACTCGGGTACGCGAAATCGGGGACAGAGCTGGTGATTGATACCCGGAAATCGCCGAGCTTGAAGGACTCGAAGAACCCGAGCGATTGGCACAATTTGCAG GCGATGCTTCACGTGGTGGCTGGGTGGAATGGGGAAGATGGGGAATTTGAGATGAAGGTGAAGAGGAGTTTGTCGCTTGTGAATAAGTCCAGTGGGTTCTTGAAAGATGAGTGCTTGGTTCCGGAGTCATGGTGGGTGGAGAAGAATAAAGGAATGGTTGTTGATGACAATGGAGACTGGGTTTTGGCTTCACCTGGAGATGAGGACCTACCTGTCCCTGAATATTAA
- the LOC116029036 gene encoding B3 domain-containing protein At3g25182-like, translated as MVSLKDIEHNTLPAQLTFLPEIKIEKVAKERICLEKQRRLRKVTTKPRTTRVSESYPSPNGKRKRSKNEGAAENNKRKRGNKIQEPPPELPEKIKNLISHLPETREVSRAKLVIQKPLRETDVSNHHNRMSIPAKHIRETFLTEEEELKLCMRDEKNVESMDVPLITPTMEMAKVSLRRWPMNKQSGPPSISYVLTSTWNKIKEQNGLKSGMKVQLWAIRIDGVLCFALNSLV; from the coding sequence ATGGTTTCTCTCAAAGACATCGAACACAATACCCTTCCGGCACAACTGACATTTTTGCCGGAGATTAAGATAGAGAAGGTGGCAAAGGAGCGCATCTGCTTGGAAAAACAGAGACGGCTCCGAAAGGTGACTACTAAACCACGAACAACCCGCGTCTCGGAGTCATATCCTTCTCCGAACGGTAAAAGGAAGAGATCGAAGAACGAGGGAGCGGCGGAGAATAATAAGCGAAAGCGCGGAAACAAAATCCAAGAACCACCCCCAGAGCTGCCTGAGAAAATCAAAAACCTAATTTCCCACCTGCCCGAAACCCGAGAGGTGTCGAGGGCAAAATTGGTAATTCAGAAACCACTTAGAGAAACAGACGTAAGCAACCACCATAACAGGATGTCTATTCCGGCGAAGCATATACGGGAGACATTTCTGACCGAAGAGGAAGAGCTTAAGTTGTGTATGCGCGACGAGAAGAACGTGGAGTCCATGGATGTCCCGTTGATAACGCCGACGATGGAAATGGCGAAGGTGAGCTTGAGACGGTGGCCGATGAATAAGCAAAGTGGACCTCCTAGCATCTCTTATGTGCTAACAAGTACGTGGAACAAAATCAAAGAACAGAATGGACTTAAAAGTGGGATGAAAGTTCAGTTGTGGGCTATTCGTATTGATGGAGTCTTGTGTTTCGCTCTCAATAGCTTGGTATAG
- the LOC116029073 gene encoding B3 domain-containing protein At5g24050-like: MVSLKDIEHNTLPAQLTFLSEIKIEKVAKEKESVCLEKLRRPRKVTTKPRTTRVSSCRDNNPSPNGKRKRSKNEGAAENNKRKRGNNVQEPPPELPEKIKSLISHLPETREVSRATLVIQKPLTVTDVSNHHNRMSIPSKHIRETFLTEEEELKLCERNEKNVASIDVPLITPTMEMANVSLRRWPMNKQSGPPSIAYVLTSTWNKIKQQNGLRSGMKVQLWAIRIDGVLCFALTLKPKK; this comes from the coding sequence ATGGTTTCTCTCAAAGACATCGAACACAATACCCTTCCGGCACAACTGACATTTTTGTCGGAGATTAAGATAGAGAAGGTGGCAAAGGAGAAGGAGAGCGTCTGCTTGGAAAAACTGAGACGGCCCCGAAAGGTGACTACTAAACCACGAACAACCCGCGTCTCATCTTGTCGCGATAATAATCCTTCTCCGAACGGTAAAAGGAAGAGATCGAAAAACGAGGGAGCGGCGGAGAATAATAAGCGAAAGCGCGGAAACAACGTCCAAGAACCGCCACCAGAGCTGCCTGAGAAAATCAAGAGCCTAATTTCTCACCTGCCGGAAACCCGAGAGGTGTCGAGGGCGACATTGGTAATTCAGAAACCACTTACAGTAACAGACGTAAGCAACCACCATAACAGGATGTCTATTCCGTCGAAGCATATACGGGAGACATTTCTGACCGAAGAGGAAGAGCTTAAGTTGTGTGAACGCAACGAGAAGAACGTGGCTTCCATCGATGTCCCGTTGATAACGCCGACGATGGAAATGGCAAATGTGAGCTTGAGACGGTGGCCGATGAATAAGCAAAGTGGACCTCCTAGCATCGCTTACGTGCTAACAAGTACGTGGAACAAAATCAAACAACAGAATGGACTTAGAAGTGGGATGAAAGTTCAGTTGTGGGCTATTCGTATTGATGGAGTCTTGTGTTTCGCTCTTACTCTCAAGCCTAAAAAATAG
- the LOC116029083 gene encoding putative B3 domain-containing protein At3g49610 has product MVSLKDIEHNNSLPTGPYRFEYLLAACKLEQQRLLLREEDDDDADDRHYHHAITNVVGHPSTICKNDEPKPVSKVRIVEEKKEMKLKGSVEGNCLKKVRMIGKKSTKPRTTGGNPSPPKLHSLDQSARELNPFLPPKLYSHDQSTLELNPSLPLELHSNDQSALELNPSLLSKLHDQSSCPCRLELNPSPTRKRSKKEGAAENKRKRGGGINIQEPLPPGLAEKLNNLIPHLPNLPNNQEALNAKLAIEKELKETDVSNHHNRMSIPSKHIHQKFLNREEELKLCERNEKNVGSIDVPLITPTMEMVTASLRRWPMNKQSGPPSISYVLTSTWNKIKQQNKLRSGMNVQLWAIRIDGVLCFALTLKPKKKRKIAWYR; this is encoded by the coding sequence ATGGTTTCTCTTAAAGACATCGAACACAACAATTCCCTTCCGACGGGTCCTTACAGATTCGAGTATCTACTTGCGGCGTGTAAACTCGAACAACAGAGATTGCTGCTGCgggaggaagatgatgatgatgctgatGATCGTCACTACCATCATGCGATTACTAATGTTGTTGGACATCCTAGTACCATCTGTAAGAACGATGAGCCCAAACCAGTTTCAAAGGTCAGAATAGTGGAGGAGAAAAAGGAGATGAAACTGAAAGGTTCGGTTGAGGGCAACTGCTTGAAAAAAGTGAGAATGATCGGAAAGAAGAGTACCAAACCACGAACCACCGGCGGGAATCCTTCTCCACCCAAACTTCACTCCCTTGATCAGTCAGCACGGGAATTGAATCCTTTTCTGCCGCCCAAACTTTACTCCCATGACCAGTCAACATTGGAATTGAATCCTTCTCTGCCGCTCGAACTTCACTCCAATGACCAGTCAGCACTGGAATTGAATCCTTCTCTACTGTCCAAACTTCATGACCAGTCGAGCTGTCCATGCAGGCTGGAACTGAATCCTTCTCCAACAAGGAAGAGATCCAAGAAAGAGGGAGCGGCGGAGAATAAGCGAAAGCGCGGCGGCGGAATCAACATCCAAGAACCACTACCGCCAGGGCTGGCGGAGAAACTCAACAACCTAATTCCCCACCTGCCCAACCTGCCCAACAATCAAGAAGCGCTGAATGCGAAACTGGCGATTGAAAAAGAACTCAAAGAAACAGACGTAAGCAACCACCATAACAGGATGTCTATTCCGTCGAAGCATATACACCAGAAATTTCTGAACAGAGAGGAAGAGCTTAAGTTGTGTGAACGCAACGAGAAGAACGTGGGTTCCATCGATGTCCCGTTGATAACGCCGACGATGGAAATGGTAACGGCGAGCTTGAGACGGTGGCCGATGAATAAGCAAAGTGGACCTCCTAGCATCTCTTACGTGCTAACAAGTACGTGGAACAAAATCAAACAACAGAATAAGCTTAGAAGTGGGATGAATGTTCAGTTGTGGGCTATTCGTATTGATGGAGTCTTGTGTTTCGCTCTCACTCTcaagcctaaaaaaaaaaggaaaatagccTGGTATAGATAG
- the LOC116026863 gene encoding phospholipase A1-IIdelta-like: MATDPTWPQLLGSENWEGLLDPLNLTLRQLILRCGDFCQATYDSFNNDANSKYAGTCRYGKNSFFHKVMLQDADNYEVAAYLYATAKLPVPEAFLLHSLSHESWDRESNWIGYVAVTNDAVSEALGRREIYVVFRGTTTDFEWINVFSARPVSAESLLRSTTSGDKEDKEEDDDDDKVPKVMFGWLTLYTSKDPNSPFTTLSAREQLQRKIEELRNKYKGENLSITIAGHSLGASLAIVAGFDLCENGVNDITVTAIVFGSPQIGNKVFDKMMGELKNLKILHIRNKIDMIPEYPGALLGYVKSGLEFVIDHRKSTSLKNSRNPGDWHNLQAMLHVVAGWNGEDGEFELKVKRCVALVNKSCEFLREDLLIPGSWWVEKNKGMIIDENGEWVLASPTDDDLPVPEY; the protein is encoded by the exons ATGGCAACAGACCCGACATGGCCACAGCTCCTCGGAAGCGAGAACTGGGAAGGTCTACTAGACCCACTAAACCTCACCCTCCGGCAACTCATTCTCCGCTGCGGCGACTTCTGCCAAGCCACCTACGACTCCTTCAACAACGACGCCAACTCCAAATACGCCGGCACCTGCCGCTACGGCAAAAACTCCTTCTTCCACAAAGTCATGCTCCAAGACGCCGATAACTACGAAGTGGCCGCCTATCTTTACGCCACCGCGAAACTCCCCGTCCCCGAGGCCTTTCTCCTTCACTCCCTTTCTCACGAATCGTGGGACCGCGAGTCCAATTGGATTGGCTATGTCGCTGTCACCAATGATGCCGTTAGCGAAGCGCTCGGCCGCCGCGAAATCTACGTGGTGTTTCGTGGTACCACCACGGACTTTGAGTGGATCAACGTGTTTAGTGCCAGGCCTGTATCTGCTGAGTCTCTGCTTCGTTCCACTACTAGTGGTGACAAGGAGGATAAGgaggaggatgatgatgatgataaagtCCCCAAAGTCATGTTTG GTTGGCTCACACTCTATACTTCAAAGGATCCAAACTCACCCTTCACTACCCTAAGTGCAAGGGAACAACTCCAAAGAAAGATTGAAGAGCTAAGGAACAAATACAAAGGAGAGAATTTGAGCATCACAATCGCGGGGCATAGTCTCGGTGCAAGTTTAGCAATCGTAGCAGGCTTCGATTTATGCGAAAACGGTGTCAACGACATTACGGTGACGGCCATCGTCTTCGGCAGCCCTCAAATTGGCaacaaagtgttcgataaaatgatGGGTGAACTAAAGAACCTTAAAATCCTACACATTCGCAACAAGATCGATATGATTCCTGAGTACCCAGGAGCCCTGTTAGGGTACGTGAAGTCGGGATTAGAATTCGTGATCGATCACAGGAAATCGACGAGCCTGAAGAACTCGAGGAACCCGGGTGATTGGCACAACTTGCAGGCCATGTTGCACGTTGTGGCGGGGTGGAATGGGGAAGATGGGGAGTTTGAGTTGAAGGTGAAGAGGTGTGTGGCCCTTGTGAACAAGTCTTGTGAGTTCTTGAGGGAAGATCTTTTGATTCCGGGGTCATGGTGGGTTGAGAAGAATAAAGGAATGATTATTGATGAAAATGGAGAGTGGGTTTTGGCATCACCTACAGACGATGACCTACCCGTTCCTGAGTATTGA
- the LOC116026882 gene encoding ras-related protein YPT3, producing the protein MAGYRADDEYDFLFKLVLIGDSGVGKSNLLSRFTKNEFNLESKSTIGVEFATKSLSIGGKVIKAQIWDTAGQERYRAITSAYYRGAVGALLVYDVTRHVTFENVTRWLKELRDHTDPNIVVMLIGNKSDLRHLVAVPTEEGKNFAEREALYFMETSALEATNVENAFTEVLTQIHHIVVKKAVEAGDEGATSSAPPKGETINIKNDGSTWKRIGCCSS; encoded by the exons ATGGCGGGTTACAGAGCAGACGATGAGTATGATTTCCTGTTCAAGCTTGTCCTGATCGGAGACTCTGGGGTGGGGAAATCCAATCTTCTCTCGAGGTTCACCAAGAACGAGTTCAATCTCGAGTCCAAGTCCACTATTGGGGTTGAGTTTGCCACCAAGAGCCTCTCCATCGGTGGCAAAGTCATCAAAGCCCAGATTTGGGACACTGCTGGCCAAGAAAG GTATCGAGCCATTACGAGTGCATACTACCGAGGAGCGGTTGGTGCACTACTTGTATACGATGTGACTAGGCATGTTACATTCGAGAATGTGACGAGATGGCTGAAGGAGCTGAGGGACCACACGGACCCTAACATTGTAGTAATGCTCATAGGCAACAAGTCCGATCTTCGACATCTCGTGGCGGTTCCAACTGAGGAAGGCAAGAATTTCGCGGAGAGGGAGGCTCTCTACTTCATGGAAACTTCGGCCCTGGAAGCGACCAATGTGGAAAACGCGTTCACTGAAGTCCTCACTCAAATCCATCACATCGTGGTCAAGAAGGCAGTCGAGGCTGGCGACGAAGGTGCCACTTCGTCTGCCCCGCCCAAAGGAGAGACCATTAACATAAAAAACGACGGGTCTACTTGGAAAAGAATCGGGTGCTGTTCAAGCTAG